The Gasterosteus aculeatus chromosome 17, fGasAcu3.hap1.1, whole genome shotgun sequence genome includes a window with the following:
- the gpx1a gene encoding glutathione peroxidase 1a produces MAANMRRFYDLTARLLSGGSFSFSALKGKVVLIENVASLUGTTTRDYTQMNELHSRYSTEGLVILGVPCNQFGHQENCKNDEILQSLKYVRPGNAFEPKFQLLEKVNVNGEDAHPLFVYLKEELPFPCDNATALMTDPKFIIWSPVSRNDISWNFEKFLITPDGEPYKRYSRNFLTIDIEADIKELLKRVK; encoded by the exons ATGGCTGCGAACATGAGGCGATTTTACGACCTGACCGCGAGGCTGCTGTCCGGAGGAAGCTTCAGTTTCTCCGCACTAAAGGGCAAAGTTGTTCTCATCGAGAACGTGGCGTCCCTCTGAGGAACGACCACCAGGGACTACACTCAGATGAACGAGCTGCACAGTCGCTACTCGACCGAGGGCCTCGTCATCCTGGGTGTGCCCTGCAACCAGTTCGGACATCAG GAGAACTGCAAGAACGATGAGATCCTACAGTCTCTGAAGTACGTCCGTCCAGGGAATGCCTTCGAACCCAAGTTCCAGCTCCTTGAGAAGGTGAACGTCAATGGAGAGGATGCCCACCCCTTGTTTGTATATCTGAAGGAAGAGCTTCCGTTCCCCTGTGATAATGCCACGGCTCTCATGACCGATCCAAAGTTCATCATTTGGAGCCCCGTCAGTAGGAACGACATCTCCTGGAACTTTGAGAAGTTCTTGATCACTCCCGACGGGGAGCCCTACAAGCGTTACAGCAGAAATTTCCTCACCATTGATATTGAGGCAGATATTAAAGAGCTGCTGAAGAGAGTCAAGTAA
- the brk1 gene encoding putative protein BRICK1, translating to MAGQEDPVQREIHQDWANREYIEVITSSIKKIADFLNSFDMSCRSRLATLNEKLTALERRIEYIEARVTKGETLT from the exons ATGGCTGGCCAGGAAGATCCAGTGCAACGGGAGATTCACCAGGATTGGGCGAATCGAGAGTATATCGAAGTCATTACGAGCAGCATTAAAAAAATCGCCGACTTTCTTAACTCATTCG ATATGTCGTGTCGATCCCGCTTGGCCACCCTCAATGAGAAGCTGACGGCTTTGGAGAGGAGGATTGAATATATCGAGGCGAGA GTGACGAAAGGAGAGACCTTGACCTAG